In the Loxodonta africana isolate mLoxAfr1 chromosome 1, mLoxAfr1.hap2, whole genome shotgun sequence genome, one interval contains:
- the MANEA gene encoding glycoprotein endo-alpha-1,2-mannosidase, whose translation MAKFRRRTCIILSLFILLIFSLMMALKTLRPNTATFGDPFGLDLLPEFRQQVIHLEKKNDSKKSDKINSETNTKNLKSVEITMKPSKPSELSLEELPPLNYYLHVFYYSWYGNPQFDGKYIHWDHPVLEHWDPRIAKNYPQGRHSPPEDIGSSFYPELGSYSSRDPSVIETHMRQMCSASIGVLALSWYPPDSKDENGEPTDDLVPTILDKAHKYNLKVTFHIEPYSNRDDQSMYENVKYIIDKYGNHPAFYRYKSRTGNALPMFYVYDSYITKPEKWANLLTTSGSQSVRNSPYDGLFIALLVEEKQKFEILHSGFDGIYTYFATNGFTYGSSHQNWASLKAFCDNYNLIFIPSVGPGYIDTSIRPWNAHNTRNRVNGKYYETALSAALQTHPSLISVTSFNEWHEGTQIEKAVPKRTSSTVYLDYRPHKPGLYLELTRKWSEKYSKERAAYASDHQPPVS comes from the exons ATGGCAAAGTTTCGGAGAAGGACTTGCATCATTTTGTCACTTTTCATTCTACTTATTTTCTCACTGATGATGGCTTTAAAAACTCTAAGACCAAATACAGCTACTTTTGGAGATCCTTTTGGACTTGACCTTCTGCCAGAATTTCGACAACAAGTTATTCacttggagaaaaaaaatgattcCAAAAAGAGTGACAAAATCAACAGTGAAACAAATACCAAGAATTTAAAAAGTGTAGAAATCACCATGAAACCTTCCAAACCGTCTGAACTTAGCCTGGAAGAACTGCCACCTCTGAATTATTATTTGCATGTATTTTATTACAGTTGGTATGGAAATCCACAATTTGATGGTAAATACATACATTGGGACCATCCAGTCCTGGAGCACTGGGACCCTCGAATAGCCAAGAATTATCCACAAGGGAGACATAGTCCCCCAGAGGATATTGGCTCTAGCTTTTACCCTGAGTTGGGAAGTTACAGCTCTCGGGATCCTTCTGTCATAGAAACCCACATGAGACAAATGTGCTCAGCTTCAATTG GTGTGCTTGCCCTGTCTTGGTACCCACCTGATTCAAAGGATGAGAATGGAGAACCTACTGATGATTTGGTACCGACTATTTTGGATAAAGCTCATAAATATAACCTgaag gtCACATTTCACATAGAACCATATAGCAATCGAGATGATCAAAGCATGTATGAAAATGTCAAATACATTATAGACAA ATACGGGAATCATCCGGCCTTTTACAGGTACAAGTCTAGGACCGGCAATGCTCTTCCTATGTTTTATGTCTATGATTCCTATATCACAAAGCCTGAAAAATGGGCCAATCTCTTAACTACCTCAGGGTCTCAGAGTGTTCGCAATTCTCCTTATGATGGATTGTTTATTGCACTTCTagtagaagaaaaacagaaatttgaaATTCTTCACAGTGGTTTTGATGGGATTTACACATATTTTGCCACAAATGGCTTTACTTACGGCTCATCACATCAGAACTGGGCTAGCCTAAAAGCTTTTTGTGATAACTACAACTTAATATTTATCCCAAGCGTGGGCCCAGGGTACATCGACACTAGCATCCGTCCGTGGAATGCGCACAACACGCGGAACCGAGTGAACGGGAAGTATTATGAAACTGCTCTGAGTGCTGCCCTTCAGACCCATCCCAGTTTAATTTCTGTCACTTCTTTTAATGAGTGGCATGAAGGAACTCAGATTGAAAAAGCTGTTCCCAAAAGAACAAGTAGTACTGTCTACCTGGATTACCGACCTCATAAACCAGGTCTTTATCTAGAACTAACTCGCAAGTGGTCTGAAAAATACAGTAAGGAAAGAGCAGCTTACGCATCAGATCACCAGCCACCTGTTTCTTAA